The Candidatus Melainabacteria bacterium RIFOXYA2_FULL_32_9 genome includes a window with the following:
- a CDS encoding deoxyguanosinetriphosphate triphosphohydrolase — translation MKLQQLEFEETYLSPLAAKSASSQGRSKEEDPCALRTEFQRDRDRILHSKAFRRLKHKTQVFISPQGDHYRTRITHTLEVSQIARTVAKALKLNEDLTEAISLGHDLGHTPFGHTGEEVLDSLLDGGFRHNEQSIRVVSIIEDLNLTAETLDGILNHTGHSDPVSLEGQIVKITDRIAYLNHDIDDSIRAGIIGPKDLPKNCVQILGNSTNERITTLVKDLIVNSKNKNKITMSDECFQTMDELRNWMFANVYIDSPAKKEEHKARKIVTELYNHYIENFDNIEWMIKGRSEPASRIVADYIAGMTDRFAIQQYMEKFVPSSWQL, via the coding sequence ATTAAGTTGCAACAACTGGAATTCGAAGAAACTTACTTAAGTCCTTTAGCAGCAAAAAGCGCTAGCTCTCAAGGTAGAAGTAAAGAAGAAGATCCCTGCGCATTAAGAACAGAATTTCAACGAGATAGGGATAGAATCCTTCATAGCAAAGCATTTAGACGTCTCAAACATAAAACTCAGGTCTTTATTTCTCCGCAAGGAGATCATTATAGAACCAGAATAACTCATACTCTTGAGGTTTCTCAAATAGCAAGAACTGTAGCAAAAGCTCTAAAATTGAACGAAGACTTAACCGAAGCTATAAGTTTAGGCCATGATCTAGGTCACACACCATTTGGACATACAGGAGAGGAAGTTTTAGACTCATTGCTTGATGGTGGCTTTAGACATAATGAACAAAGCATAAGAGTAGTAAGTATTATTGAAGACTTAAATCTGACAGCAGAAACCCTTGACGGAATTCTAAACCATACAGGTCACTCAGATCCTGTTTCTTTAGAAGGACAAATAGTTAAAATTACAGATAGAATAGCCTATTTAAACCATGATATCGATGATTCGATAAGGGCAGGAATAATAGGACCTAAAGACTTACCTAAAAATTGTGTCCAAATTCTTGGCAATTCAACTAATGAAAGAATTACCACCCTGGTTAAAGATCTCATAGTCAATAGTAAGAATAAAAATAAAATTACTATGTCAGATGAATGCTTTCAAACCATGGACGAACTGAGAAACTGGATGTTTGCTAATGTTTATATTGATTCACCAGCTAAAAAAGAAGAACATAAAGCAAGAAAAATAGTAACAGAGCTCTACAACCACTATATTGAAAATTTTGATAATATTGAATGGATGATAAAAGGCAGATCAGAACCAGCATCAAGAATTGTTGCAGATTATATAGCCGGTATGACTGATAGGTTCGCAATTCAGCAATACATGGAAAAATTTGTTCCATCTTCATGGCAATTATAA
- a CDS encoding RNA polymerase sigma factor RpoD, translated as MSKKKNDNEDVLLDMISKSERFKKNRSGIDEILTTDDAEDDQIGSLFGRSSAISIKDHDDDEDLVIKEGAFGELDEIDITPPRGVSIDDPVRMYLREIGRIQLLTADEEIELARKIVSGGNEGQIAKRKLVQANLRLVVSIAKKYVGRGMLFLDLIQEGNLGLIRAAEKFDHERGYKFSTYATWWIRQAITRAIADQARTIRIPVHMVETINKLKKVTRKLAQDLSRKPTEEEIAEAMGITINKLREIIKVAQEPLSLETPIGKEEDSRLGDFIEDKEADAPVMTVAHELLREDLAEVLSSLSPRERDVLRLRFGMDDGRQRTLEEVGQLFGVTRERIRQIEAKALRKLRHPNRSRRLKEYIEQ; from the coding sequence ATGAGCAAGAAGAAGAATGACAATGAGGACGTTTTATTAGATATGATTAGCAAATCAGAAAGATTTAAAAAAAATCGCTCCGGCATTGATGAAATATTAACCACAGATGACGCAGAAGACGATCAAATAGGCAGTCTTTTCGGCAGATCTTCCGCAATCAGCATTAAAGATCACGATGATGATGAAGATCTGGTAATTAAAGAAGGAGCATTCGGCGAACTTGATGAAATTGACATAACTCCACCAAGAGGTGTATCAATTGACGATCCAGTCAGAATGTACTTAAGAGAAATCGGTAGAATCCAGTTATTAACAGCTGATGAAGAAATTGAACTGGCAAGAAAAATTGTTAGCGGCGGCAACGAAGGTCAAATCGCAAAACGTAAACTCGTACAGGCAAACTTAAGGTTAGTAGTTAGTATTGCTAAAAAATACGTTGGACGCGGCATGCTTTTCCTTGACCTTATTCAAGAAGGAAATCTAGGTCTTATTAGAGCGGCAGAAAAATTTGACCACGAAAGAGGTTATAAATTCAGTACATACGCAACCTGGTGGATTAGACAGGCTATTACCAGAGCTATTGCAGATCAGGCTAGAACCATAAGAATCCCTGTTCATATGGTTGAAACTATCAATAAATTAAAGAAAGTTACCCGTAAACTTGCTCAAGATTTAAGCCGTAAACCTACAGAAGAAGAAATTGCAGAAGCTATGGGTATTACAATCAATAAATTAAGAGAAATCATTAAAGTTGCTCAAGAACCACTTTCATTAGAAACTCCTATCGGTAAAGAGGAAGACAGCAGATTGGGCGATTTTATTGAAGATAAAGAAGCAGATGCTCCTGTTATGACAGTAGCCCACGAACTCTTAAGAGAAGATCTTGCTGAAGTCTTAAGCAGCTTGTCTCCAAGAGAAAGAGACGTGTTAAGATTAAGATTCGGTATGGATGATGGTAGACAAAGAACATTAGAAGAAGTTGGTCAACTCTTCGGTGTAACCAGAGAAAGAATCAGACAAAT
- a CDS encoding DNA primase: MSQNLQSKTQDVIFEIKNRLDIVDTVSEHVVLKKSGRNYWGLCPFHKEKTPSFSVNHDKNIFKCFGCGVGGDSISFLMKLNNSTFYEVIADLAQKYGLQLPSFDQSSEKTELREKIYDINKKTVEYYTNLLLEAPEAASAREYLAKREINKDIIEKFNLGFSLKQADGLINHLVGNFKTDFDLLDKAGLISKRTTGNGYCDRFRNRIMIPIQDEKGNFIAFGARALEDSQNPKYLNSPDTLTFNKSRSLFALYQAKESIRNLDNVIIMEGYFDVISAHTHGLTNVVATLGTALTEQHLKILARYTDSRRIYLAFDVDEAGVSATNRGAEIIKSVFDGLGDIKQFDENFTSFSDTNNRSSCEIRVVPIPTGKDPDEFIRTDGIDAYKKLVNQAPLLIDYQINRIIKSKDNITSPQDKAHLIKQLIPVLTEIKNSIILDEYIHLVAERLQIHEESLAKEVKKSLQKSSKNKSDVQPIVNKKLEKHILAQKNLLSLYFINSDKLSILCINNYLKEVNFTDSNYLLIKNEIDKIIQEVSETMSAEELNKELLIRLMDNEAAKQIVVDINFSLDDKKDLSEKLLLQFIQENILYINQYINLQEQEQLKTNYHAAKNDELSSLQLQYKVRELIQLNNSKLEIINNEQEEE; this comes from the coding sequence ATGAGTCAAAATCTTCAATCAAAAACTCAAGATGTTATATTTGAAATCAAGAATCGACTTGATATAGTCGATACCGTTTCTGAGCACGTAGTACTTAAAAAATCAGGCAGAAACTACTGGGGACTATGTCCTTTTCATAAGGAAAAAACTCCATCTTTTTCTGTAAATCACGATAAAAATATATTTAAGTGCTTTGGATGCGGAGTTGGCGGTGATTCCATAAGCTTCTTAATGAAGCTGAATAACAGTACCTTTTATGAAGTCATAGCTGATTTAGCCCAAAAATATGGGCTACAGCTTCCATCATTCGATCAATCGTCAGAAAAAACTGAATTACGAGAAAAAATCTATGATATCAACAAAAAAACTGTTGAATATTATACAAATTTATTATTGGAAGCTCCTGAAGCTGCTAGTGCTAGAGAATATTTAGCCAAAAGAGAAATTAATAAAGATATTATCGAAAAATTCAATCTTGGTTTTTCCTTAAAGCAGGCAGATGGATTAATTAATCATTTAGTAGGCAATTTTAAAACTGATTTTGACTTATTAGATAAAGCTGGATTAATTTCAAAGCGAACAACTGGAAATGGGTATTGTGATCGATTCAGAAATCGTATAATGATTCCTATTCAGGATGAGAAGGGAAATTTCATAGCTTTTGGAGCAAGAGCTCTTGAGGATTCTCAAAATCCTAAATACTTGAACTCACCTGATACATTAACATTCAATAAAAGTAGAAGCTTATTTGCCTTATATCAGGCAAAAGAAAGCATCAGGAACCTTGACAATGTAATAATCATGGAAGGCTATTTCGATGTAATCTCAGCTCACACCCACGGTTTGACCAATGTGGTTGCCACATTAGGTACTGCGTTAACAGAACAGCACCTTAAAATATTAGCAAGGTACACAGATTCGAGGCGTATTTATTTAGCATTTGACGTAGATGAGGCAGGTGTTAGTGCAACAAACCGTGGTGCTGAGATAATTAAATCAGTTTTTGATGGACTTGGAGATATAAAACAATTTGACGAGAATTTTACAAGTTTTTCAGATACTAATAATAGATCTTCCTGCGAAATAAGAGTTGTTCCCATACCTACAGGAAAAGATCCAGACGAATTTATAAGAACAGATGGCATTGATGCTTATAAAAAGCTTGTAAATCAAGCACCCCTTTTGATAGATTATCAAATAAATAGGATAATAAAGTCAAAGGATAATATCACAAGTCCTCAAGACAAAGCTCACCTTATAAAGCAGTTAATACCTGTTCTTACAGAAATTAAAAATTCTATTATTCTAGATGAATATATTCATCTAGTAGCAGAAAGATTACAAATTCATGAGGAATCACTTGCAAAAGAAGTTAAAAAATCGTTACAAAAATCCAGCAAAAATAAAAGCGATGTTCAACCAATTGTAAATAAAAAGTTAGAAAAGCACATTTTAGCGCAAAAAAATTTATTGAGCTTATATTTTATAAATAGTGATAAACTTTCAATTTTATGTATAAATAATTATTTAAAGGAGGTAAATTTTACTGATTCAAATTACTTATTAATAAAGAATGAAATTGATAAGATAATTCAGGAAGTTAGTGAAACGATGAGTGCTGAAGAATTAAATAAAGAATTGCTTATAAGGCTCATGGATAATGAAGCAGCAAAACAAATAGTCGTTGATATTAATTTCTCTTTAGATGATAAAAAAGATTTAAGTGAAAAACTTTTATTGCAATTCATTCAAGAAAACATACTGTATATAAATCAGTATATAAATTTACAAGAACAAGAACAGTTAAAAACTAACTACCATGCTGCAAAAAATGACGAATTATCTTCATTACAATTGCAATATAAGGTAAGGGAGTTGATTCAATTGAATAATAGTAAATTGGAGATAATAAATAATGAGCAAGAAGAAGAATGA